In a genomic window of Rhododendron vialii isolate Sample 1 chromosome 12a, ASM3025357v1:
- the LOC131311715 gene encoding uncharacterized protein LOC131311715 isoform X1 gives MPQKETPVIDMLDSETRQASAVMESEHKATPPSGLRMHHSSHANGVDLSTSGENLRSSSSKSSSSSPDSPFDDAFQDDYFEIGDSGYGEKSISGSSIPKDEQSDHGQKKSTESPPIQAMDHIGDPSPSHRIPSSVFARTKSTTPVEWSVASNESLFSIQMGNMSFSNDPMFWRSGELGLPGESTTSAQMFNFTPNQPPINGLTGMGKSSEGNVAEAAVETMQEVIRENAEAKRNKKLFLDPCVSGRSDISGASTQSFAFPILTGDAGKWGSSKRSGSPRVGPEHSQPQTPKQPQPQAEQPQPQLQPQPTAHQPPIPQTNWFSCFTCCCRQTG, from the exons ATGCCCCAAAAGG AAACTCCTGTTATTGACATGTTGGACTCTGAAACAAGACAGGCATCTGCAGTAATGGAATCAGAACACAAGGCCACCCCTCCTAGTGGTTTGAGGATGCATCATAGTTCTCATGCCAATGGTGTTGATCTTTCCACCTCAGGGGAAAATTTAAGATCCTCATCCTCTAAATCATCCTCTTCCTCACCCGACTCTCCCTTTGATGATGCATTCCAAGATGATTACTTTGAAATCGGTGATTCCGGATATGGTGAAAAGAGTATTTCTGGAAGTTCAATACCTAAAGATGAACAATCAGATCATGGACAGAAGAAATCAACAGAGTCCCCTCCAATCCAGGCGATGGACCACATTGGGGACCCATCACCGTCACACAGGATTCCATCTTCAGTATTTGCAAGAACAAAATCTACGACCCCAGTGGAGTGGAGTGTAGCTTCCAACGAGTCACTTTTCAGCATTCAGATGGGAAATATGAGTTTTAGCAACGACCCTATGTTTTGGCGATCCGGAGAGCTGGGATTGCCCGGTGAAAGTACCACGTCTGCTCAAATGTTCAACTTCACACCTAATCAACCCCCAATAAATGGACTGACTGGTATGGGTAAATCAAGTGAGGGTAATGTGGCTGAAGCAGCTGTTGAAACCATGCAGGAGGTCATACGGGAAAATGCAGAAgctaaaagaaacaaaaagttgtTTCTTGATCCTTGCGTTTCGGGCCGCTCTGACATCAGTGGTGCTAGTACCCAATCTTTTGCGTTTCCCAT ATTGACAGGGGACGCTGGGAAATGGGGTTCATCGAAGAGAAGTGGTTCACCCAGGGTAGGCCCGGAGCACTCTCAACCCCAGACGCCAAAACAGCCACAACCACAGGCAGAGCAGCCACAGCCACAGCTGCAGCCACAGCCAACGGCTCATCAACCACCTATCCCTCAGACCAACTGGTTTTCTTGCTTCACATGTTGCTGTCGACAGACTGGCTGA
- the LOC131311715 gene encoding uncharacterized protein LOC131311715 isoform X2: MPQKETPVIDMLDSETRQASAVMESEHKATPPSGLRMHHSSHANGVDLSTSGENLRSSSSKSSSSSPDSPFDDAFQDDYFEIGDSGYGEKSISGSSIPKDEQSDHGQKKSTESPPIQAMDHIGDPSPSHRIPSSVFARTKSTTPVEWSVASNESLFSIQMGNMSFSNDPMFWRSGELGLPGESTTSAQMFNFTPNQPPINGLTGMGKSSEGNVAEAAVETMQEVIRENAEAKRNKKLFLDPCVSGRSDISGASTQSFAFPMGRWEMGFIEEKWFTQGRPGALSTPDAKTATTTGRAATATAAATANGSSTTYPSDQLVFLLHMLLSTDWLR, from the exons ATGCCCCAAAAGG AAACTCCTGTTATTGACATGTTGGACTCTGAAACAAGACAGGCATCTGCAGTAATGGAATCAGAACACAAGGCCACCCCTCCTAGTGGTTTGAGGATGCATCATAGTTCTCATGCCAATGGTGTTGATCTTTCCACCTCAGGGGAAAATTTAAGATCCTCATCCTCTAAATCATCCTCTTCCTCACCCGACTCTCCCTTTGATGATGCATTCCAAGATGATTACTTTGAAATCGGTGATTCCGGATATGGTGAAAAGAGTATTTCTGGAAGTTCAATACCTAAAGATGAACAATCAGATCATGGACAGAAGAAATCAACAGAGTCCCCTCCAATCCAGGCGATGGACCACATTGGGGACCCATCACCGTCACACAGGATTCCATCTTCAGTATTTGCAAGAACAAAATCTACGACCCCAGTGGAGTGGAGTGTAGCTTCCAACGAGTCACTTTTCAGCATTCAGATGGGAAATATGAGTTTTAGCAACGACCCTATGTTTTGGCGATCCGGAGAGCTGGGATTGCCCGGTGAAAGTACCACGTCTGCTCAAATGTTCAACTTCACACCTAATCAACCCCCAATAAATGGACTGACTGGTATGGGTAAATCAAGTGAGGGTAATGTGGCTGAAGCAGCTGTTGAAACCATGCAGGAGGTCATACGGGAAAATGCAGAAgctaaaagaaacaaaaagttgtTTCTTGATCCTTGCGTTTCGGGCCGCTCTGACATCAGTGGTGCTAGTACCCAATCTTTTGCGTTTCCCAT GGGACGCTGGGAAATGGGGTTCATCGAAGAGAAGTGGTTCACCCAGGGTAGGCCCGGAGCACTCTCAACCCCAGACGCCAAAACAGCCACAACCACAGGCAGAGCAGCCACAGCCACAGCTGCAGCCACAGCCAACGGCTCATCAACCACCTATCCCTCAGACCAACTGGTTTTCTTGCTTCACATGTTGCTGTCGACAGACTGGCTGAGATAA
- the LOC131311715 gene encoding uncharacterized protein LOC131311715 isoform X3 codes for MLDSETRQASAVMESEHKATPPSGLRMHHSSHANGVDLSTSGENLRSSSSKSSSSSPDSPFDDAFQDDYFEIGDSGYGEKSISGSSIPKDEQSDHGQKKSTESPPIQAMDHIGDPSPSHRIPSSVFARTKSTTPVEWSVASNESLFSIQMGNMSFSNDPMFWRSGELGLPGESTTSAQMFNFTPNQPPINGLTGMGKSSEGNVAEAAVETMQEVIRENAEAKRNKKLFLDPCVSGRSDISGASTQSFAFPILTGDAGKWGSSKRSGSPRVGPEHSQPQTPKQPQPQAEQPQPQLQPQPTAHQPPIPQTNWFSCFTCCCRQTG; via the exons ATGTTGGACTCTGAAACAAGACAGGCATCTGCAGTAATGGAATCAGAACACAAGGCCACCCCTCCTAGTGGTTTGAGGATGCATCATAGTTCTCATGCCAATGGTGTTGATCTTTCCACCTCAGGGGAAAATTTAAGATCCTCATCCTCTAAATCATCCTCTTCCTCACCCGACTCTCCCTTTGATGATGCATTCCAAGATGATTACTTTGAAATCGGTGATTCCGGATATGGTGAAAAGAGTATTTCTGGAAGTTCAATACCTAAAGATGAACAATCAGATCATGGACAGAAGAAATCAACAGAGTCCCCTCCAATCCAGGCGATGGACCACATTGGGGACCCATCACCGTCACACAGGATTCCATCTTCAGTATTTGCAAGAACAAAATCTACGACCCCAGTGGAGTGGAGTGTAGCTTCCAACGAGTCACTTTTCAGCATTCAGATGGGAAATATGAGTTTTAGCAACGACCCTATGTTTTGGCGATCCGGAGAGCTGGGATTGCCCGGTGAAAGTACCACGTCTGCTCAAATGTTCAACTTCACACCTAATCAACCCCCAATAAATGGACTGACTGGTATGGGTAAATCAAGTGAGGGTAATGTGGCTGAAGCAGCTGTTGAAACCATGCAGGAGGTCATACGGGAAAATGCAGAAgctaaaagaaacaaaaagttgtTTCTTGATCCTTGCGTTTCGGGCCGCTCTGACATCAGTGGTGCTAGTACCCAATCTTTTGCGTTTCCCAT ATTGACAGGGGACGCTGGGAAATGGGGTTCATCGAAGAGAAGTGGTTCACCCAGGGTAGGCCCGGAGCACTCTCAACCCCAGACGCCAAAACAGCCACAACCACAGGCAGAGCAGCCACAGCCACAGCTGCAGCCACAGCCAACGGCTCATCAACCACCTATCCCTCAGACCAACTGGTTTTCTTGCTTCACATGTTGCTGTCGACAGACTGGCTGA